A region from the Candidatus Thiothrix putei genome encodes:
- a CDS encoding PAS domain S-box protein, with product MRNEQEFPIRPDLLLALIDHAEHGITIAEREGSDTILLYVNRAFEELTGYSSEECLYRDCRFLQNGEREQAGLANIREAIENDQPVRVVLRNYRKDGSLFWNDLTITPYFDTEEGVTYYIGVQKDVTDLVTLQQELEAAKARIKALEQS from the coding sequence ATGCGTAACGAACAAGAGTTCCCCATTCGCCCCGATTTATTATTGGCATTAATCGACCATGCCGAACACGGCATCACCATTGCTGAGCGCGAAGGCAGTGATACGATTTTGCTGTACGTCAACCGTGCTTTTGAAGAATTAACGGGCTATTCATCCGAGGAATGTTTATACCGTGATTGCCGTTTTTTACAAAACGGCGAACGTGAGCAAGCAGGCTTAGCCAACATCCGTGAAGCAATTGAGAATGACCAACCTGTGCGGGTGGTATTGCGTAATTACCGTAAAGACGGTAGCTTGTTTTGGAATGACCTGACGATCACCCCCTACTTCGATACAGAAGAAGGCGTGACTTACTACATCGGGGTACAAAAAGATGTCACTGATCTGGTCACCCTCCAGCAAGAACTGGAGGCTGCCAAAGCAAGAATTAAGGCGTTAGAACAAAGCTAA
- a CDS encoding DUF333 domain-containing protein, protein MSLRLGFFISIVVTTLSACGSTPPPLNAAPHAVRAASPASLNCLQNHGKLDIRQTPEGERADCVLPSGKRCDEWEMFRGNCPTRTVNANGIFGF, encoded by the coding sequence ATGAGTTTGAGATTAGGCTTTTTCATTAGCATCGTGGTAACAACACTCAGTGCTTGTGGCAGTACGCCTCCTCCTCTAAACGCTGCACCTCATGCAGTACGTGCAGCCAGCCCCGCATCACTCAATTGCCTTCAGAACCACGGCAAACTAGACATTCGCCAAACCCCAGAAGGCGAACGTGCGGATTGTGTATTACCCAGTGGTAAACGTTGTGATGAATGGGAAATGTTCCGGGGTAATTGCCCGACTCGCACCGTTAACGCCAACGGCATCTTCGGTTTTTAG
- a CDS encoding AarF/ABC1/UbiB kinase family protein, with translation MTTIDEKHNASVPAGRFARMARLGSLATGVAGGMIAEGARQLAQGNRPKVSELLLTPANAKRVADELARLRGAAMKVGQLLSMDAGDMLPAELTDILSRLRSDAKPMPLSQLAKVLDDNWGKGWNARFQQFSFQPLAAASIGQVHSAHTKDGRHLALKIQYPGVRESISSDVDNVAALLRISGLIPKGIDYQPLLEEAKQQLHQEADYLQEAAYMQRYQTLLADSPEFTLTAVHDDFTTVNILAMTHIGGVPIESLIHAPQEERDRVVSLLMGLLFREIFQFRLVQTDPNFANYRYDRDAQQLILLDFGATREYPATIAEGYQQVMQGAVQQDRAMMDAGAAQIGFFQAYIKPEQRAAVLDLFAQACEPLRWQGAYDFGTSNLASRIRDAGMALSMEQDYWHTPPADALFLHRKLGGLYLLAAKLRARVDVGGLFAQYATLPTCAR, from the coding sequence ATGACGACTATCGACGAAAAACACAATGCCAGCGTCCCCGCCGGACGCTTTGCCCGTATGGCGCGTCTCGGTTCACTCGCCACGGGTGTCGCGGGTGGCATGATCGCCGAAGGGGCGCGGCAGCTTGCCCAAGGTAATCGCCCCAAAGTCAGCGAGTTGCTGTTAACCCCCGCCAATGCCAAGCGTGTTGCCGACGAACTGGCACGGCTACGTGGGGCAGCGATGAAAGTCGGGCAACTGCTATCGATGGACGCAGGGGATATGTTGCCCGCCGAACTCACCGACATCCTCTCGCGGCTGCGTTCTGATGCCAAACCCATGCCCTTGAGCCAATTGGCAAAAGTGCTGGATGACAACTGGGGCAAAGGCTGGAACGCTCGCTTCCAACAATTTTCGTTCCAACCCTTAGCAGCAGCGTCGATTGGGCAAGTGCATTCGGCGCATACCAAAGACGGGCGGCATCTCGCGCTGAAAATCCAGTACCCCGGCGTGCGCGAAAGCATCAGCAGTGACGTGGATAATGTCGCGGCGTTATTGCGCATTTCGGGACTGATCCCCAAAGGCATCGACTATCAACCACTGCTCGAAGAAGCCAAGCAGCAATTGCATCAAGAAGCGGATTATTTGCAGGAAGCCGCGTACATGCAACGTTACCAAACCTTGCTGGCGGATAGCCCTGAATTTACCCTCACCGCCGTGCACGACGATTTCACCACCGTGAATATTCTAGCCATGACGCATATTGGCGGCGTGCCGATTGAATCGCTGATCCATGCGCCACAGGAAGAACGTGACCGCGTGGTGAGCTTGCTGATGGGCTTGTTATTCCGCGAAATTTTCCAGTTCCGGTTGGTGCAAACTGACCCGAACTTTGCCAATTACCGTTACGACCGTGACGCGCAGCAATTGATTTTGCTCGACTTTGGCGCAACGCGTGAATACCCCGCGACGATTGCCGAAGGTTATCAGCAAGTGATGCAAGGCGCGGTTCAACAGGATCGTGCCATGATGGATGCGGGCGCGGCGCAAATCGGTTTCTTTCAGGCATACATCAAACCCGAACAACGCGCCGCTGTGCTGGATTTATTTGCCCAAGCCTGCGAACCGTTGCGCTGGCAAGGCGCGTATGATTTCGGCACCTCAAATCTTGCCAGCCGAATTCGTGACGCAGGCATGGCGTTGAGCATGGAGCAGGATTACTGGCATACCCCGCCTGCGGATGCGTTATTTTTGCATCGCAAGCTGGGCGGGCTGTATTTACTAGCAGCGAAATTGCGGGCGCGGGTGGATGTGGGCGGCTTATTTGCGCAATACGCTACGCTGCCCACTTGCGCCCGTTAG
- a CDS encoding NAD(P)H-binding protein: MKVSIIGGTGFVGTYLIDALLQTGHTPRVLVRAGSESKLAAPSQCEIVSGDISDTTALDRCLQGTDAVIYLIGILREFPAKGITYEESQFKGVERTVAAAQRQGVKHFILMSANGVKAGGTQYQDTKFRAEECVKASGLQWTIFRPSVIFGDPRGKAEFCTQLQKELVLPPIPAPLFFGGVSILQAGEFQMQPVHVTDVAQAFAGALDNSSALGKTFTLCGTDAVSWKTIIQTLAQASGRKRKLAVPAPAEILKVVAGLLDKQAWFPITRDQIVMLLEGNTCSDMSAWQLFGIQPKRFALENLAYLNTKG; this comes from the coding sequence ATGAAAGTCAGCATCATCGGCGGCACGGGTTTCGTCGGTACTTACCTCATTGACGCTTTACTGCAAACAGGACATACGCCGCGCGTGTTAGTGCGTGCGGGCAGCGAGAGCAAGCTCGCAGCCCCCAGTCAATGTGAAATCGTTTCCGGTGACATCAGTGACACCACAGCACTCGATCGTTGTCTGCAAGGCACGGATGCAGTGATTTATCTCATTGGTATCCTGCGCGAATTTCCCGCTAAAGGAATTACTTACGAGGAAAGCCAATTTAAGGGTGTGGAGCGCACGGTTGCTGCGGCACAACGCCAAGGCGTGAAACATTTCATTTTAATGAGTGCCAATGGCGTGAAAGCGGGCGGCACGCAATACCAAGACACCAAGTTTCGCGCCGAAGAATGTGTGAAAGCATCTGGTTTGCAGTGGACAATCTTTCGCCCCTCTGTCATTTTCGGCGACCCGCGTGGTAAGGCAGAATTTTGTACTCAATTGCAAAAAGAACTGGTATTACCACCGATCCCCGCACCGCTGTTCTTTGGCGGCGTCAGTATTTTGCAAGCCGGTGAATTTCAGATGCAGCCAGTGCATGTCACCGATGTGGCGCAAGCATTCGCGGGAGCATTGGATAATTCGTCAGCACTTGGCAAAACCTTCACATTGTGCGGTACGGATGCAGTGAGTTGGAAAACCATTATTCAAACGTTGGCACAGGCGTCAGGGCGTAAGCGCAAACTTGCTGTGCCAGCCCCAGCAGAAATTCTCAAAGTGGTGGCGGGCTTATTGGATAAGCAAGCATGGTTTCCGATTACCCGTGATCAGATTGTGATGTTGTTGGAAGGCAATACGTGTAGCGATATGTCGGCTTGGCAACTCTTCGGTATTCAGCCCAAGCGCTTTGCATTGGAAAATTTAGCTTACTTGAATACAAAAGGTTGA
- a CDS encoding SDR family NAD(P)-dependent oxidoreductase: protein MTATPRKVLVAGASGGIGQAFCQQLAAQFPDIHLIRLARHTETLLPLNVATQDLSFDLTDEASMITALQTLPDNAEIDWIFIATGWLHDHDTQPEKTWRNLEADHLIRAFSLNTVGPALLVKHLLATLNPKHPTTIGILSARVGSISDNRLGGWHSYRASKAALNMLIKNFAIELNRIKRPTIIVGLQPGTTATALSAPFQRNVPPDHLQTPEFTASHLLNVMQTRQLSDSGQLFDFMGLPFAP, encoded by the coding sequence ATGACAGCCACGCCGCGTAAGGTGTTGGTGGCAGGTGCGTCGGGCGGCATCGGGCAGGCGTTTTGCCAGCAATTGGCGGCGCAATTTCCCGACATCCACCTGATTCGCTTGGCGCGTCACACCGAAACATTGTTGCCGTTAAACGTTGCCACACAAGACCTTAGCTTCGATCTCACCGACGAAGCCAGCATGATTACCGCGCTGCAAACCTTGCCCGACAACGCCGAGATTGATTGGATTTTCATCGCTACTGGCTGGTTGCACGATCATGATACCCAGCCTGAAAAAACCTGGCGCAATCTGGAAGCGGATCACCTGATACGTGCTTTCAGCCTAAACACCGTCGGCCCCGCGTTACTGGTCAAACACTTGCTGGCAACGCTCAACCCCAAACACCCGACCACCATTGGTATTTTATCCGCACGGGTCGGCAGCATTAGCGACAACCGTTTGGGTGGCTGGCATTCCTACCGCGCCAGCAAAGCCGCGCTGAATATGCTGATTAAAAACTTCGCCATTGAACTAAACCGCATCAAACGCCCCACCATTATCGTGGGCTTGCAACCGGGTACAACCGCGACCGCGCTTTCCGCCCCCTTTCAACGCAATGTGCCACCCGACCATTTGCAAACGCCTGAATTCACTGCCAGCCACTTGCTCAACGTCATGCAAACCCGCCAATTGAGCGATTCGGGGCAACTTTTTGACTTCATGGGTTTGCCGTTCGCGCCCTAA
- the lon gene encoding endopeptidase La yields MNESLILIPMRDVVLFPGMAIPITIGREQSLAAAQEAVKSGRKIGLVLQKQAETNTPEGHHLHSMGTIANILRYVTTSSGTHHLVVQGEERFRIVNYVQDQPYLEANVEIIPEVETDDADIKARMRHLQEKAIETVQLLPQAPPEVVSAIQSIEYAGALADLISNFLDISPQEKQAILETTALRERLDKVAEHVRHQLEVLKLTREIDQQTQQSMDARQREFMLRERLKAIKKELGEDDDDSNQAEIDELKQAIADANMSDEAAEQARKELKRLQKMPEASGEYSMIRTYLDWLTNLPWNVLATENIDIAKAREVLDEDHYGLEKIKKRILEYLAVRKLNPQGRSPILCFVGPPGVGKTSLGKSIARSLGLPFVRTSLGGVHDEAEIRGHRRTYMGALPGNVIQELRKAKHRNPVFMLDEIDKLGGGGYHGDPAAALLEVLDPAQNETFRDNYLALPFDLSKVVFIATANVLDAIPGPLRDRMEVISLPGYTEDEKVEIAKRYLLSRQLEAHGLKPEQVHVNEAALRSIVADYTREAGCRNLERELAAVMRNAAIQIAEGKTERVAITPAELPDILGAQRFESEVAMRTSVPGVATGLAWTPVGGDILFIETTKMPGNGKLIITGQLGDVMKESAQAALSLIKSQARRFGVDPQVFEKHDIHLHVPAGAIPKDGPSAGVSIFTSLVSLLSERKVRSDVAMTGEISLRGLVLPIGGVKEKCLAALRAGIHTVMLPARNRKDLEDVPENARKQLNFVWLERVEDAIGAALETAELDMQAAA; encoded by the coding sequence ATGAACGAATCTCTTATCCTAATCCCCATGCGTGACGTGGTACTGTTCCCCGGCATGGCGATTCCCATCACCATCGGGCGCGAACAGTCACTCGCTGCTGCCCAAGAAGCCGTGAAAAGTGGGCGTAAAATCGGTTTAGTGTTGCAAAAACAAGCCGAAACCAACACTCCTGAAGGCCATCATTTGCACAGCATGGGCACAATTGCCAACATCTTGCGGTATGTCACCACTTCCAGTGGCACACACCATTTGGTCGTGCAAGGCGAAGAACGCTTCCGCATCGTGAATTACGTGCAAGATCAGCCGTATCTAGAAGCAAACGTCGAGATTATTCCCGAAGTCGAAACCGATGACGCTGACATCAAAGCCCGGATGCGCCATTTGCAAGAAAAAGCCATCGAAACAGTACAATTGTTGCCGCAAGCACCGCCTGAAGTCGTGAGTGCTATCCAAAGCATCGAATACGCGGGTGCCTTGGCAGACTTAATCAGCAATTTCCTTGACATCAGCCCGCAGGAAAAGCAAGCGATTCTCGAAACCACTGCTTTGCGCGAACGCCTCGACAAAGTTGCCGAGCATGTGCGTCACCAGCTCGAAGTGCTGAAACTTACCCGCGAAATCGACCAACAAACCCAACAGTCGATGGATGCCCGTCAGCGTGAATTCATGCTGCGCGAACGCCTCAAAGCCATCAAAAAGGAGTTGGGCGAAGACGATGACGACAGCAACCAAGCCGAAATCGACGAACTGAAACAGGCTATTGCCGACGCGAATATGTCTGATGAAGCCGCTGAACAAGCGCGTAAGGAACTCAAGCGTCTGCAAAAAATGCCAGAAGCTTCCGGTGAATATTCAATGATTCGTACCTACCTCGACTGGCTCACTAACCTGCCTTGGAACGTGCTCGCCACCGAAAACATCGACATTGCCAAAGCCCGTGAAGTACTCGACGAAGACCATTACGGCTTAGAGAAAATCAAAAAACGTATCCTCGAATACCTCGCGGTACGTAAACTCAACCCGCAAGGCCGCAGCCCGATTCTGTGTTTTGTAGGGCCTCCCGGTGTTGGCAAAACCTCCTTAGGCAAAAGCATTGCACGCTCCCTAGGCTTACCCTTTGTCCGCACCAGCCTTGGCGGGGTACATGACGAAGCCGAAATTCGGGGACATCGACGTACTTACATGGGTGCACTTCCCGGCAATGTGATTCAGGAATTGCGTAAAGCCAAACACCGTAACCCCGTGTTCATGCTCGATGAAATCGACAAGCTCGGCGGCGGCGGTTATCACGGTGACCCCGCAGCGGCATTGCTCGAAGTGCTTGACCCAGCACAAAATGAAACCTTCCGTGACAACTATTTAGCGTTGCCGTTTGACTTGAGCAAAGTGGTATTTATTGCTACTGCCAACGTGCTGGACGCTATTCCGGGACCATTACGTGACCGCATGGAAGTGATCAGCCTACCCGGCTACACCGAAGACGAAAAAGTGGAAATAGCCAAACGCTATTTGTTGTCCCGCCAGCTTGAGGCACACGGTTTAAAACCGGAGCAAGTGCATGTCAATGAAGCCGCTTTACGCAGCATTGTTGCCGACTACACCCGTGAAGCGGGTTGCCGCAATCTGGAACGTGAACTTGCCGCCGTCATGCGCAATGCGGCGATTCAGATTGCCGAAGGCAAGACCGAGCGCGTGGCGATTACCCCCGCAGAATTGCCCGATATTCTTGGGGCGCAACGTTTTGAGAGCGAGGTAGCCATGCGTACCAGCGTCCCTGGCGTTGCCACGGGATTAGCATGGACACCTGTGGGCGGCGATATTCTATTCATCGAAACCACCAAAATGCCGGGCAATGGCAAGCTGATCATTACCGGACAATTGGGTGATGTGATGAAGGAAAGTGCACAAGCTGCGCTCAGCCTGATTAAATCGCAGGCAAGGCGTTTCGGCGTTGACCCGCAAGTGTTTGAGAAACACGACATTCACCTGCACGTTCCGGCAGGTGCAATCCCCAAAGATGGCCCTAGTGCTGGGGTGTCGATTTTCACCTCACTGGTGTCTTTGCTGAGTGAGCGCAAGGTACGCAGTGATGTAGCCATGACGGGTGAAATCAGCTTACGTGGTTTGGTGTTACCGATTGGCGGGGTAAAGGAAAAATGCCTTGCTGCCTTACGAGCAGGGATTCATACCGTGATGTTACCTGCACGTAACCGTAAAGATCTGGAAGATGTGCCGGAAAATGCCCGCAAACAACTTAATTTTGTGTGGCTGGAACGGGTGGAAGATGCGATTGGCGCAGCACTGGAGACAGCGGAATTAGACATGCAGGCTGCTGCATGA
- a CDS encoding response regulator transcription factor: MNILIVEDDRQTASFIQKGLMESGYIVDHAADGEDGLHLALQGHYDVLIVDRMLPKRDGLSLIQTLRAQGMQTPVLILSALGDVDNRVEGLRAGGDDYLVKPYAFSELLARLQALLRRTQPAQEYTVLKVRDLEMDLLKRRVTRSGTVIPLQPREFNLLEYLMRHAGQVVTRTMLLEKVWDYHFDPQTNVIDVHISRLRGKIDKDFDPPLLHTIRGAGYLLHDPQTA, encoded by the coding sequence ATGAATATCCTAATCGTTGAAGATGACCGCCAAACCGCCAGTTTCATCCAGAAAGGCTTGATGGAAAGTGGCTATATTGTTGACCATGCTGCTGATGGCGAGGATGGTTTGCACCTTGCCCTGCAAGGCCATTACGATGTGTTGATTGTCGACCGTATGTTGCCCAAACGCGATGGCTTATCCTTGATCCAAACCCTACGCGCTCAGGGGATGCAAACACCGGTGCTGATTCTTAGCGCCTTGGGCGATGTGGATAATCGGGTGGAAGGCTTACGTGCCGGTGGGGACGATTATCTGGTCAAACCTTACGCTTTCAGTGAATTACTGGCGCGTTTACAAGCGCTGTTGCGCCGTACCCAACCTGCACAAGAATACACCGTCCTCAAAGTGCGTGATTTGGAAATGGATTTGCTGAAACGCCGCGTAACCCGCAGTGGGACGGTCATTCCCCTGCAACCTCGCGAATTCAACTTGCTCGAATACTTAATGCGCCACGCAGGACAAGTTGTCACCCGCACCATGTTGCTGGAGAAGGTGTGGGATTACCATTTCGACCCGCAAACTAACGTGATCGACGTGCACATTAGCCGTTTGCGTGGCAAGATTGACAAAGATTTTGACCCGCCATTGCTGCACACTATCCGAGGCGCTGGGTATTTATTGCATGACCCGCAAACTGCTTAA
- a CDS encoding DUF2256 domain-containing protein: MAHHKPTLPHKTCPVCQRPFAWRKKWEKCWDEVKYCSERCRRSRDTGADHA; encoded by the coding sequence ATGGCACACCACAAACCCACCCTCCCCCACAAAACCTGCCCCGTCTGCCAACGCCCGTTCGCGTGGCGCAAAAAATGGGAAAAATGCTGGGACGAGGTGAAATACTGTTCCGAACGTTGCCGCCGCAGCCGTGACACGGGGGCAGATCATGCGTAG
- a CDS encoding TIGR03643 family protein translates to MAWEDRTPFEAINTLYGLNETAVIDLMRQQMQPSSFRMWRKRMAGRTTKHLGKRGFLVGRFVCPSQRTR, encoded by the coding sequence ATGGCGTGGGAAGACCGTACCCCGTTTGAGGCAATCAACACGCTTTACGGTTTAAACGAAACGGCGGTCATTGACTTGATGCGCCAACAGATGCAGCCGTCCAGCTTTCGGATGTGGCGCAAACGCATGGCGGGGCGCACCACCAAACATTTGGGCAAGCGCGGCTTTTTGGTCGGACGATTCGTCTGCCCATCACAACGCACCCGTTAG
- a CDS encoding ATP-binding protein yields the protein MTRKLLNTSVFRLSLVYALLFSTVAAGALGFIYWMAKGQMEQQTDARLQLETDALLNLYRSLAVEGLTGAISMRNSENGSRFLISRLIHRSQQDLTRDLQFDSFTQNPKQIVASLPLSIITGKKDHTEPARMMLTILPGGYQLLVVTDLKEQHTLQDRLFQTVLGAIGIIVALALAGGIFMGHNVQRRINAVGRTANDIMSGDLARRMPVTGRNDEFDSLSRVLNTMLARIEHLMQSMRDVTDNLAHDLRNPLNRLRNRLETSQYHPTAHTDYPQLIQDTIVEVDELIKTFNALLSIAQIESSRQRQDWADIDLTLLIEELADLYTAVAEEQNLTLTYQAEAGLHLHGNRQLIAQAITNLLDNAVKYTPPSGAIRLEATQQPKQICISVADNGPGIPETQREQVFKRFTRLDNARSTPGNGLGLSLVKAVAELHGASVQLQDNHPGLKASILISR from the coding sequence ATGACCCGCAAACTGCTTAATACCTCTGTTTTTCGGCTCTCACTGGTGTATGCGCTACTTTTTAGTACCGTAGCGGCAGGTGCATTGGGTTTTATTTACTGGATGGCGAAAGGGCAAATGGAACAGCAAACCGATGCCCGCTTACAACTGGAAACCGATGCCCTGCTTAACCTTTACCGCAGTCTTGCGGTCGAAGGCTTAACCGGCGCTATTAGTATGCGTAACAGTGAAAACGGCTCGCGCTTTCTGATTTCGCGCCTGATTCACCGCAGTCAGCAAGATTTGACCCGTGACCTTCAGTTTGACAGCTTCACGCAAAACCCCAAACAAATTGTTGCCAGTTTACCGCTCAGCATTATTACCGGAAAAAAAGACCATACTGAACCCGCCCGCATGATGCTCACCATTTTGCCCGGTGGCTATCAATTGTTAGTCGTCACAGACCTAAAAGAACAGCACACCCTGCAAGATCGCTTATTCCAAACCGTGCTGGGAGCCATTGGCATTATTGTCGCGTTAGCCTTAGCGGGGGGGATTTTCATGGGGCATAACGTGCAACGGCGTATCAATGCGGTGGGGCGTACTGCCAATGACATTATGAGCGGCGACTTAGCTCGCCGAATGCCCGTTACAGGGCGCAACGACGAATTTGATAGCCTCAGCCGGGTACTCAATACCATGCTGGCACGTATCGAACACCTGATGCAAAGTATGCGCGACGTGACCGATAACCTAGCCCACGACCTGCGCAACCCACTTAATCGCTTACGCAATCGTCTGGAAACCAGCCAGTATCACCCCACTGCACACACCGATTACCCACAACTGATCCAAGACACGATTGTAGAAGTCGATGAACTCATCAAAACCTTCAACGCCCTGCTCAGCATTGCGCAAATAGAATCCAGCAGGCAACGTCAGGATTGGGCAGACATCGACTTAACCCTGTTGATTGAAGAATTAGCTGACCTGTATACGGCGGTTGCTGAAGAACAAAATCTCACCCTAACCTATCAAGCGGAGGCGGGTTTGCATCTGCATGGCAACCGCCAATTAATCGCTCAAGCCATTACCAACTTACTGGACAATGCCGTGAAATATACCCCCCCAAGCGGGGCTATCCGCTTGGAAGCCACGCAGCAGCCCAAGCAGATATGCATTAGCGTGGCGGATAATGGGCCGGGCATTCCCGAAACACAGCGTGAACAAGTCTTCAAACGCTTTACCCGTCTCGATAATGCCCGCAGCACCCCCGGTAACGGGCTGGGGTTAAGTCTGGTGAAAGCAGTAGCTGAATTGCATGGTGCAAGCGTGCAATTGCAGGATAATCACCCCGGCTTAAAGGCTAGTATCCTGATTTCCCGTTGA
- a CDS encoding TraR/DksA family transcriptional regulator, translating to MYEEKHKHLKELEKVLVSRIDNVSHDLSSEHSADSAEQITERENEDVLRNLKEETQLELKQVRSALKRIDSGEYGMCAKCGEPISAARLDALPYATLCIRCAS from the coding sequence ATGTATGAAGAAAAGCATAAGCATCTAAAAGAACTGGAAAAAGTGCTTGTCTCACGCATTGATAACGTCAGCCATGACCTTAGCAGCGAACACAGTGCCGATTCTGCTGAACAAATCACCGAACGTGAAAATGAAGATGTGCTGCGTAATTTAAAAGAAGAAACCCAACTGGAACTGAAGCAAGTGCGCAGTGCTCTAAAACGCATTGACAGTGGTGAATACGGCATGTGTGCCAAGTGTGGTGAGCCGATCAGTGCGGCGAGATTGGATGCACTGCCTTATGCAACGCTATGCATCCGTTGCGCCAGTTAA
- a CDS encoding DUF11 domain-containing protein yields the protein MVYTLTVSNTGADDASGVQVRDVLPESLQFQRASPVGEYDALTGVWNVGWLAAKDNRQLQIMAKVR from the coding sequence GTGGTTTACACGCTGACGGTGAGTAATACGGGGGCGGATGATGCGTCGGGTGTGCAAGTGCGCGATGTGTTGCCGGAGTCCTTGCAGTTTCAACGGGCTAGTCCGGTGGGGGAATACGATGCGCTGACGGGGGTGTGGAATGTGGGGTGGTTGGCGGCGAAGGATAATCGGCAGTTACAGATTATGGCAAAGGTGCGCTGA